Proteins from one Sylvia atricapilla isolate bSylAtr1 chromosome 1, bSylAtr1.pri, whole genome shotgun sequence genomic window:
- the PPDPFL gene encoding pancreatic progenitor cell differentiation and proliferation factor-like protein, protein MASVPSAGCLLAKNQYYRTRLNSESSVSSSSSCCLDAVNITDQDKATHGLPELIDKYWWIKSFFHSEPSPPTVGRKALSASSTNS, encoded by the exons ATGGCCTCCGTCCCCTCCGCCGGCTGCCTCCTGGCCAAGAACCAGTACTACAGGA CAAGACTGAACTCGGAATCCAGTGtttcttccagctcctcctgctgtttGGATGCTGTGAACATCACAGACCAGGACAAAGCAACACATG GGTTACCGGAATTAATTGATAAATATTGGTGGATAAAAAGCTTCTTCCATAGTGAACCCTCTCCACCAACTGTTGGCAGAAAAGCACTCTCAGCAAGCAG TACCAACAGTTGA